One window from the genome of Saprospiraceae bacterium encodes:
- a CDS encoding four-helix bundle copper-binding protein has translation MSHQKFKVCIDACNECAAECEHCATSCSNEKEAQKLAQCIELDRYCADMCRTAASFLARSDEHTINFVNKFCSLCAEICNACAVECEKYTHLEHCKKCAESCRKCAAECIKMGKMEFANN, from the coding sequence ATGAGTCATCAAAAATTTAAAGTATGTATAGATGCCTGCAATGAGTGTGCAGCTGAATGCGAACATTGTGCAACTTCATGTTCAAACGAAAAAGAGGCTCAAAAACTAGCACAGTGTATTGAGCTTGATCGCTATTGTGCTGACATGTGTCGCACAGCCGCTTCTTTTCTGGCAAGATCAGATGAACATACTATCAACTTTGTAAATAAGTTTTGCAGTTTATGTGCAGAGATATGCAATGCCTGTGCTGTTGAATGCGAAAAATATACACATTTGGAGCATTGTAAAAAATGTGCAGAATCTTGCCGTAAATGTGCTGCTGAATGCATCAAGATGGGTAAAATGGAATTTGCAAATAACTAA
- a CDS encoding SHOCT domain-containing protein — translation MNMYEGYHFWGMHLFWWFIWGILLFWIFATPYDVPGQRRKKDSPLDILQKRFASGQITIQEYNEKKNILKSDLV, via the coding sequence ATGAATATGTATGAAGGTTATCACTTTTGGGGTATGCACCTTTTTTGGTGGTTCATTTGGGGAATCCTTCTTTTTTGGATTTTCGCAACACCTTACGATGTTCCGGGTCAGCGAAGGAAAAAAGATTCTCCACTTGATATTTTGCAAAAGCGCTTTGCTTCAGGTCAAATCACAATCCAAGAATATAATGAGAAGAAAAATATTCTCAAAAGTGATTTAGTTTAA
- a CDS encoding DUF4136 domain-containing protein: MKIFLSLTSIMLLAACGVYNNISSDYDRSVDFTKYKTFAWLPDKDSTNTPTNNQIIRNNTINYFSHCMGERGMKANVDSPDVLLQLVVYSVKKEYTTTSPAFYNYPSYNYSNPYYYPYPNSYYYRSHNYRNYYNYNSIYSGNYSNTNRSYTTQKVEYTQSIITLNVIDAKQNKLVWLGTAEGDLYDPSYIEYNLHPAVYDILTNYPVNTIREHKKPKS, from the coding sequence ATGAAAATCTTTCTCTCATTAACATCAATCATGCTCCTTGCAGCATGCGGAGTGTACAACAACATTTCTTCGGACTATGACCGTTCCGTTGATTTTACCAAATACAAAACCTTCGCCTGGCTGCCTGATAAGGATTCCACCAACACTCCCACCAACAATCAGATTATCCGCAACAACACCATCAATTATTTTTCGCATTGCATGGGCGAACGTGGCATGAAAGCCAATGTGGATAGTCCTGATGTGTTGCTACAGTTAGTGGTTTATAGTGTAAAAAAAGAATACACCACTACTTCACCTGCATTTTACAACTACCCAAGTTATAACTATTCGAATCCCTACTATTATCCTTATCCCAATTCATACTATTACCGTTCTCATAATTACAGAAATTATTACAATTATAATTCCATTTATTCAGGTAATTATTCCAATACCAATCGCAGTTATACAACTCAAAAAGTTGAATATACGCAAAGCATAATCACCCTCAATGTGATTGACGCAAAACAAAATAAATTAGTTTGGTTGGGCACTGCCGAAGGTGACTTATATGACCCTTCCTATATTGAATACAATCTGCATCCTGCTGTTTATGACATTCTCACCAATTATCCGGTCAATACAATTCGTGAACATAAGAAACCAAAAAGTTAA
- a CDS encoding DUF1622 domain-containing protein, translating to MDNFNYIALGVGIAGSIIIIWGVLITLFNFFINEKNNLINKKLPNISGTIRYQFSGYLILGLDFMLAADMIHTIHKPQLNELYVLAMIVGIRSVISFFLVKEMGSSESNTSILQNEERQ from the coding sequence ATGGATAATTTTAATTATATAGCATTAGGTGTTGGCATAGCAGGTAGCATTATTATTATATGGGGTGTTCTTATAACGCTATTCAATTTTTTTATAAATGAAAAAAATAATCTGATAAATAAGAAATTGCCAAACATCAGCGGAACTATAAGGTATCAATTCAGTGGGTACCTGATACTCGGACTTGATTTTATGTTGGCGGCTGACATGATTCATACCATACATAAACCGCAGTTAAATGAGCTGTATGTTTTAGCAATGATTGTAGGGATAAGGTCGGTTATAAGTTTCTTTTTGGTAAAAGAAATGGGAAGCAGCGAATCGAATACATCTATTTTACAAAATGAGGAAAGGCAATAA